The Phormidium sp. PBR-2020 DNA segment CCCCCCCTGGAAAAACCCGCCCAACCCCGAACCCCAGTCTGGACAATTTCGCCTTCGACGAGCCGATGGCAAAACCTATCAAATCGACTATATCATCAGCCCCAACGTTACTCCAGCACACCACATTCTTAATTGGCGATTTAAATATATTAGCAAATCAGAAGCAGATCGCTATATTGATAAAAAAAAACAATCTGAAAATGCCCTATGGCAAAAGGAAATCCACTTAGCACTGGCGTTACAGGGGAGTCAAACCGGAACTTGGGACTGGAACATACAAACCCAGGAAACGGTATTGGATGAAAAGCAATGGAAAGCCTTTCTCGGCAGTTGTGATGAACCCGAGGTCTCTCGTCTAATCACTCAACCCCTCAGCGAGTGGCAAGACCGAATTCATCCAGAGGACAAAGACCAAGTCAACCAAGCCATACTCGCCCATTTAGCCGGAGAAACAGAACTCTTCAGCCATGAATATCGGGTTCGCTGTCAAGATAACTCGTATAAATGGATGTTGTCCCAAGGCAAAGTGGTGGCATGGGATGAAGCAGGGCAACCCCATCACTTTATCGGAATTTATCAAGATGTTAGCCAGCGTAAAGCCAACGAAATTGCCTTAACAGAACTTAGCCAGCAACTTAAAAAAGCCCAAGAGGTGGCTCATTTAGGCTATTGGTCTCTTGACTTAGATTCCGAAAAAATCACCTGGTCAGAACAAGTCTTTCACATATTTAACCACCCTATTGAACAAGGTGAACCCAGCTTTGAAGAACATATCCAGCAGATTTACCCCGATGATCGCCCTCTCGTTTTAGAACGAGTCGCCAGAGCTACTGAAGGTATCCCACAACGCTTTGATTATCGGATTATGCACCCTGGCGGAACAATTCGCCACCTGAATGCTCGCATTGAATTAGACGTTGAGGATGAACGGGTCGTTCGCCTATTTGGTACCCTCCTAGACATCACTGAACGGGTGGAAGTAGAACAGGCTCTTCGAGAGAATGATGAGAAGTTACAATCGCTCTTTGACCTCTCTCCCTTGGGGATTAGTTTAAATGATATGCAGGGTCAATTCATTGAAGCCAACCCCGCCATCACAGAAATTACCGGTTATTCCCTTGAGGAAATCCAGACGTTGAGTTATTGGGATTTAACCCCAGCCCAGTATGCAGACGATGAAACCCGACAACTGGAGCTACTTAACAGTATTGGGCGCTATGGTCCTTACGAAAAAGAATATATCCACAAACAAGGGTATCGCGTCCCCATTGAACTGAATGGAATGCTCATTACGGGGAGGGATGGACAGCATTATATTTGGTCGATGATTGCCGATATTAGCGATCGCAAACAAGCTGAAGCCATCAAAGTAGAACAGGTCAACCGGGAATTAAAACTCCTCGAAAATATTCTTGAAGTCGTTCTTGGGGGTTATTGGGATTTGGATATTCTCAACAATCAAGAATATTTAAGTCCAGGCTTAAAACGGATGTTAGGATATGAGGATCATGAATTACCGAACTCGCCCGAAAGCTGGCAGAGGCTGATCTTTAGCGAAGACTTAACGAGAGTCTTTCAACAGTTTGACGATCATATTCAGAGTCGAGGGACAATCCCCTTCTACAATGAAGTCAGATATCACCATAAAGATGGTTCAACAGTCTGGGTGCTTTGTTCTGGTCGGGTGATTGAATGGGACGACCAGGATAACCCCCTGCGGATGATTGGTTGCCATATTGACATTAGCGATCGCAAACAAGCTGAAACCGCCCTTAAAGACAGTCAAATTCGGCTAAAACTGGCTTTAGAGTCCTCGAATATTGGACTTTGGGATTGGCATCTTGACAGTAACATCGTCACCTTTAATGGCAATTGGGGAACGATGCTAGGCTATGAAAAACATGAGATTAGCAATAATTTCCATGAGTGGGAAAGCCGGGTTCATCCCCAAGACTTAGAAGGTGCTTATGCAGATATAAAACGACATTTACAGGGAGAAAGCAACGTTTACCAAAATGAACATCGGCTGCGCTGTAAAGATGGTTCCTATAAATGGATTTTAGCGAAAGGACGAGTCGTGCAATGGGATGAAGCCGGAAATCCTCTTCGCTTTATTGGCACTCACAACGATATTGATGCTCGTAAACAAGCCGAACTTACTCTCATCACCCTTAACCAACAATTCAAAAAAGCCCAAGAAGTGGCGAATTTAGGCTATTGGTCTTTTGACTTAGCTTCCGAAAAAATTACCTGGTCTGAAGAAGTATTTAAGATTTTTGGCATCACCCCGGACCAAGGAGAGCCGACCTATGCAGAACATTTAAAACAATATCACCCCGAGGATTTGCCTCAAGTCTTAGAACATATCGAAGCAGCTTATCGGGGAATCCCACAACAGTATGACTTTCGGTTAGTGCATCCAACTGGAAAAATTCGGTATGCCACCAGTCACGTAGAAGTGGAGGTACGTAACGGAAAAACAATTCGTCTGTTTGGAACCGTAATGAACATTACTAAACGCAAACAGAATGAGGCAATTATTCAACAAGCCTTGAGTGCCGCCGATGCAGCCAATCGCGCTAAAAGTCAGTTTCTGGCTAATATGAGTCATGAACTCAGGACTCCCCTGAATGCTATCTTGGGCTTCACTGATATGATGAGCCATGACCCGGAAATTCCCAGAGAACAGCAAGAGTATCTCAAGATTATTCATCAATCCGGAGAACACTTACTCCAAATCATTAACGACATTTTAGAAATCTCTAAAATTGAAGCGGGAAAAGTTGATTTGAATCCAGCACCATTTAACTTGGCTCAACTGTTACAGTCGTTAGAATATTTGTTTAGAAAAAAAATCGATCAGAAAGGAATCAATTTTACAATTATTAGCGACCCTGGCTTACCTAAGTTCATAAAAACCGATGAACTTAAACTTCGCCAAACTCTCATCAACCTGATCAACAATGCCATCAAGTTCACCCCAAAAGGTGAAGTGATAGTACAAATTCGTCCCAAAGACCTCCAGGGTCAAACTAGCCCAGACTCCTCCTCTGGCTCTTTCTCGATTGAGTTTACCATCGCCGA contains these protein-coding regions:
- a CDS encoding PAS domain-containing protein, producing MSCSINAQTNSENQPFQTLFNIIGEGLILLDHQGYCQQINPAACQILGQSATTLSQRHLNDFKQLGLEGIPPWKNPPNPEPQSGQFRLRRADGKTYQIDYIISPNVTPAHHILNWRFKYISKSEADRYIDKKKQSENALWQKEIHLALALQGSQTGTWDWNIQTQETVLDEKQWKAFLGSCDEPEVSRLITQPLSEWQDRIHPEDKDQVNQAILAHLAGETELFSHEYRVRCQDNSYKWMLSQGKVVAWDEAGQPHHFIGIYQDVSQRKANEIALTELSQQLKKAQEVAHLGYWSLDLDSEKITWSEQVFHIFNHPIEQGEPSFEEHIQQIYPDDRPLVLERVARATEGIPQRFDYRIMHPGGTIRHLNARIELDVEDERVVRLFGTLLDITERVEVEQALRENDEKLQSLFDLSPLGISLNDMQGQFIEANPAITEITGYSLEEIQTLSYWDLTPAQYADDETRQLELLNSIGRYGPYEKEYIHKQGYRVPIELNGMLITGRDGQHYIWSMIADISDRKQAEAIKVEQVNRELKLLENILEVVLGGYWDLDILNNQEYLSPGLKRMLGYEDHELPNSPESWQRLIFSEDLTRVFQQFDDHIQSRGTIPFYNEVRYHHKDGSTVWVLCSGRVIEWDDQDNPLRMIGCHIDISDRKQAETALKDSQIRLKLALESSNIGLWDWHLDSNIVTFNGNWGTMLGYEKHEISNNFHEWESRVHPQDLEGAYADIKRHLQGESNVYQNEHRLRCKDGSYKWILAKGRVVQWDEAGNPLRFIGTHNDIDARKQAELTLITLNQQFKKAQEVANLGYWSFDLASEKITWSEEVFKIFGITPDQGEPTYAEHLKQYHPEDLPQVLEHIEAAYRGIPQQYDFRLVHPTGKIRYATSHVEVEVRNGKTIRLFGTVMNITKRKQNEAIIQQALSAADAANRAKSQFLANMSHELRTPLNAILGFTDMMSHDPEIPREQQEYLKIIHQSGEHLLQIINDILEISKIEAGKVDLNPAPFNLAQLLQSLEYLFRKKIDQKGINFTIISDPGLPKFIKTDELKLRQTLINLINNAIKFTPKGEVIVQIRPKDLQGQTSPDSSSGSFSIEFTIADTGPGIAPEELSKLFEAFSQTETGKASKQGTGLGLAISRKFIQMMGGDIHVSSTLGVGTVFTFDIQAQPVQFKTISVSPPPPRIIHLSPETEPPRILIVDDIEESRLLLRTLLGNIGFHIEEARQGEEALNLWETWQPQLILMDLQMPVLDGYEATRQLRQRESTNRSGTSSPPRRTPIIALTANLFAEEQQAATFAGCDRLIAKPFSEQELLKTIGTYLNLQYLYENKIVYDRGECAKTSFGESPLEGLAQMPKSWLMELQQYTKLGSDDLIFSLIARSLREDCPAEQSLAEHILQLTRNFQFARLNELIDECLKS